Proteins encoded together in one Mycobacterium simiae window:
- a CDS encoding amidohydrolase family protein, with the protein MTRTSALAQHIGEVALIDQHVHGCWLQSGDRRRFESALNEANTEPLTQSGFDSQLGLAIRAHCSPVLGLPKHSDPHQYWERRSELTERELARLFLPSAGVSDWVVDTGIDAGTADVAELGALSGNRIHEVVRLEQVAEQAAQTPGDYASAFTAILHDRAASAVGTKSILAYRGGFEGDLSEPHLREVAEAATRWRDHGGTRLQDRVLLRFGLHQALGLGMPLQFHVGYGDRDCDLRTANPLYLRDFLLQAGDTPIVLLHCYPYEREAGYLAQAYTNVYLDGGLSINHLGARAPAFIGRLLEMAPFGKILYSSDGFGPVELHYLGAVLWRNGMHRVLRGFVDNDDWSEVDAMRVVDLIARENATRLYRISG; encoded by the coding sequence GTGACCCGGACGTCGGCTCTGGCGCAACATATCGGCGAGGTGGCCCTGATCGATCAGCACGTCCACGGCTGCTGGTTGCAGTCGGGGGATCGGCGGCGGTTCGAAAGCGCGCTCAACGAGGCCAACACCGAACCGCTCACCCAGTCGGGTTTCGATTCACAGCTCGGCCTCGCGATTCGCGCGCACTGTAGCCCGGTACTGGGACTACCCAAACATAGTGATCCGCACCAGTATTGGGAACGTCGCAGCGAACTCACCGAGCGCGAGCTAGCCCGCCTGTTCCTGCCGTCCGCCGGGGTGAGCGACTGGGTGGTGGACACTGGTATCGACGCCGGCACCGCCGATGTGGCCGAGCTGGGCGCGCTGTCCGGTAACCGGATTCACGAAGTCGTCCGCCTCGAACAGGTTGCGGAGCAGGCCGCGCAGACGCCGGGCGATTACGCGTCGGCATTCACCGCGATCCTGCACGACCGCGCGGCCAGCGCCGTCGGCACCAAGTCCATCCTGGCCTACCGCGGCGGTTTCGAGGGGGATCTCAGCGAGCCCCACCTTAGGGAGGTTGCCGAGGCCGCAACGCGGTGGCGGGACCATGGCGGAACCCGGCTGCAGGACCGGGTGCTGCTTCGTTTCGGATTGCACCAGGCCCTTGGGCTTGGCATGCCGCTGCAATTCCACGTCGGCTACGGCGACCGCGACTGCGACCTGCGCACAGCCAACCCGCTGTATCTGCGCGATTTCCTGTTGCAGGCCGGCGATACCCCGATCGTGTTGCTGCACTGCTATCCCTATGAGCGCGAAGCGGGTTACTTGGCGCAGGCGTACACCAACGTCTATCTCGACGGCGGATTGAGCATCAACCACCTTGGAGCCCGTGCGCCGGCGTTCATTGGCCGGCTGTTGGAGATGGCGCCGTTCGGCAAAATTCTGTATTCATCCGATGGCTTCGGGCCTGTCGAGCTGCACTACCTGGGCGCGGTCTTGTGGCGCAATGGCATGCATCGGGTATTGCGCGGCTTCGTCGACAACGACGACTGGAGCGAGGTGGACGCGATGCGGGTGGTCGACCTCATCGCGCGCGAAAATGCCACCCGCCTCTACCGCATCAGCGGCTGA